The following proteins are encoded in a genomic region of Anabas testudineus chromosome 13, fAnaTes1.2, whole genome shotgun sequence:
- the lyrm9 gene encoding LYR motif-containing protein 9, with product MPPLVGAELIQTPVQLYRYLLRCCRLLPTTAMQNHYQHAIRQGYNSHSDEDDPERIQMIIQRAIADADWILDKYIKKK from the exons ATGCCCCCTTTAGTTGGAGCTGAGTTGATCCAGACCCCAGTGCAGCTCTATCGATATCTCCTCAGGTGTTGCAGGCTATTGCCAACCACAGCGATGCAGAATCACTATCAACACGCCATAAGACAG GGTTACAACAGTCACTCAGATGAAGACGACCCAGAGAGGATACAAATGATCATCCAGAGAGCGATAGCAGATGCTGACTGGATTCTGGATAAA tacatcaagaagaagtGA
- the ift20 gene encoding intraflagellar transport protein 20 homolog encodes MAKDPLAEAGFYFDELNKLRVLEPDVSQKTSELKEECKEFVDKIGQFQKIVGGLIELVDELAKEAETEKMKAIGARNLLKSVAKQREAQQQQLQALIAEKKMQLERYRIEYEALSKVESEQNEFIDQFILQ; translated from the exons ATGGCTAAAGACCCATTAGCGGAGGCAGGCTTCTATTTTGATGAACTCAACAAGCTACGGGTCCTGGAGCCTGATGTCAGCCAGAAGACCTCAGAGCTCAAGGAGGAGTGTAAAGAATTTGTGGACA AAATTGGCCAATTCCAGAAGATAGTTGGAGGTCTTATTGAGCTGGTTGATGAACTGGCAAaagaagcagagacagagaagatgaaa GCAATAGGAGCAAGAAACCTGCTCAAGTCAGTGGCAAAACAGAGGGAggctcaacagcagcagcttcaggcTCTCATTGCAGAGAAAAAGATGCAACTTGAGAG GTATCGTATCGAGTATGAAGCTTTGTCTAAAGTGGAGTCTGAACAGAACGAGTTTATCGACCAGTTCATTCTGCAGTAG
- the tnfaip1 gene encoding BTB/POZ domain-containing adapter for CUL3-mediated RhoA degradation protein 2 — MSGDSCLPQHHTQSSSTSPAPPLTCPKTKTCSYRGAAGLGNKYVRLNVGGTLFYTTLQILTKQNSMLKAMFSGKKEVFTDRDGWILIDRSGKHFGSILCYLRDGTITLPKGRQAVQELLAEAKYYLIQSLFELCQNTLQDSKEQPLCVVPVVTSIKEEERLIQSSTKPVVKLVYNRSNNKYSYTSNSDDNLLKNIELFDRLSLSYSGRVLFIKDVIGDEICCWSFYGQGRKLAEVCCTSIVYATEKKQTKVEFPEARIYEETLNTLLYETMPLPDNSLLEATRRSYNNCGFHSEEEEGPGGAELRERVRRIHVKRYSTYDDRPLGH, encoded by the exons ATGTCCGGAGACAGCTGCCTGCCCCAGCATCACACTCAGTCCAGCTCCACCTCCCCAGCCCCTCCTCTGACCTGTCCCAAGACCAAGACCTGCAGTTATCGAGGGGCAGCTGGCCTGGGCAACAAGTATGTCCGGCTTAATGTTGGTGGCACCCTGTtttacactacactacaaaTACTGACCAAGCAGAACTCCATGCTGAAAGCCATGTTCAGTGGAAAGAAGGAAGTGTTCACTGATAGAGATG gttGGATCCTGATCGATCGCAGTGGGAAACACTTTGGCAGCATCTTGTGCTACCTGCGGGATGGCACAATAACCTTGCCCAAAGGCCGTCAGGCTGTCCAGGAGCTGTTGGCTGAGGCGAAGTATTACCTCATCCAGAGCCTATTTGAGCTTTGTCAAAACACCCTGCAG GACAGTAAAGAGCAACCGCTGTGTGTTGTACCTGTGGTCACCTCCATTAAGGAAGAGGAGAGGCTTATACAGTCTTCTACTAAG CCTGTAGTAAAGCTGGTGTACAACCGAAGCAATAACAAGTACTCCTACACAAG TAACTCAGACGACAACCTTTTGAAGAACATTGAGCTGTTCGACAGGCTGTCTCTCAGCTACAGTGGCAGAGTCCTCTTCATCAAAGATGTGATTGGAGACGAAATCTGCTGCTGGTCCTTTTACGGACAGGGCCGTAAGCTGGCTGAGGTGTGCTGCACCTCCATTGTCTATGCCACAGAGAAAAAGCAGACCAAG GTGGAGTTTCCTGAAGCTCGTATCTATGAGGAGACTCTGAACACGTTGCTGTACGAGACAATGCCGCTGCCTGATAACTCCCTGCTGGAGGCCACTCGGCGAAGCTACAACAACTGCGGCTTTcacagtgaggaagaggagggccCCGGAGGAGCTGAGCTTCGAGAGCGAGTCCGTCGAATCCACGTAAAGAGGTACAGCACGTACGACGACCGACCGCTGGGACACTGA